In Mycolicibacterium alvei, a single window of DNA contains:
- a CDS encoding RecQ family ATP-dependent DNA helicase → MSTPERPLPPAIEAAHRILAQLGPLVATDLRERLSAEGFNQPLERLQLLPDRFPRRFGVTADGLIRVAIAGFESGNEQSEGPAADDDWYVPNTTRIPYGRVAVLDIETTGLNRTTDFITEIALIRLDGTVLADIAVATPDDDLRPAMPFADAVATLTTALQDVDLLIGHNLLAFHLPFLKDAAKAAGIESPPFPQSADTLHLSLLVDVAMPNRQLADLTQHYGIRNDEPHRALSDATATAAVAREMLAAVDMNDPSWPLAIATLETHSSPLALLLPALQAAPDIETLTRPPDPLLVPSGHATTDAWSATRDNFPVLRERRNLRPRPAQQEMAHAVAQVLDAGGRLAVEAPTGTGKSLGYLLPALGRASRPRQPVVVATATKALQSQLRDEAKRLQYEKLLTAPFRQIQGVSNYVCARELEDALPDKEISGLAAAVALRTIAESPTGTWDDVTDEVIRRPDTRYARTRARLRTNAAGCDRASCKWSSICPLMQQIEDLDKSPGVLSVNHALIASWVRVGRSPGNVLDEGRADLIFDEAHTLEDSLTAAWTERVDAIELEILVNVLSRRSRLLRDIRSKAGGGPTVGEAVQAVTTASSQIRSAGDEFARAIDTYLHEYAGKADAAVLQSGVVTNRPEFRTLRQTGASVRYALIQLAKAVAALRSALTDTSGLNSAKQRLRGYAERIDNAIDLLGTLGTLPDSHLWVYRLAADEDDPAAWAFERLPIHVFPEFQQHVVDRTHSTVLCSATLTVEHRFDYLASRLGISINPDPVEGSFRGLTLRSPFDYKQQSKVILTNHLPIPIPVNEREFCEEMTADQAGFLSLAGGKTLTLFAARSRMETVADGVRTKSAELAERGVELLVQGEQGRTQIAHRFRSEPGTALYGLKSYWEGFDAPGETLSYLFIEKPPYPHPDDPLVSARQRAIAERGGDPFLEYILPMTAIQFTQGFGRLIRSETDKGAALVCDRRLHSPTQAQRVLLGSLPGPSLHEATDRDDAWTTAIEFVTGAAPDLSSAITFGRDDVTQMLEELRLVEGEDPTAKFIEAAEKLFGITNLHPKQLEVMLAIAQGKDILAVLPTGFGKSLCFQLPALLAPQARATVVVSPLIALIKDQVNDLRGRRGIRPVQGITGTTSRVVQSEILRDTANGKVRLLYVSPERLARDPVLRRALGRQQLNGVVVDEAHCVSVWGHDFRPEFRQVPTSVASFDTRPPRAGLTATATPEVATDIVGAMDMHDPTTVREPSDRPNLRFRVIECGNERERVRELLRFVTWSGDTPGIVYVSKRSLAEEIAAMLRRAGHPARPYHAGMVPEQRDAAQEDFDSDTTRIIVATKAFGMGINKPNIGWVAHYDLPDSLDGYAQEAGRAARAPNITGECLLLYTKADLGRRNRLISAHESKADAAITQRLLTALWECPDRGDSRVFDIDELADRLEIEDDEINVHLAQLERVGALKLGLDCSARGTVDVGFHQPDDEAERRLFRELFYKKFRARPNVRLQLDFQQLKDKHGYDPDALEEQLIAWSLDRLITFSSSRRLRRVKLLSTHASQEALERESARWKHWQQRRLQAIIDYATNQSDCRRIVVGRHFGDTVGNCTSRDIAECDHCSGGSAPWASLADHLVADPELLVNAELTVLQAVAWSSAYRKGFYGEASLSAAVLGKDSLGEGRPLGAGVLSCPQFGALRHVRNGQKRWEDAVAKLLRDGLIERKSVQREGARTPYQSLVLTSLGAQTLGMTVKNDD, encoded by the coding sequence ATGAGTACGCCAGAACGCCCGCTGCCTCCCGCGATCGAGGCGGCGCACCGCATCCTCGCTCAGCTCGGGCCACTTGTTGCCACCGACTTGAGGGAACGGCTGAGCGCAGAGGGTTTCAATCAGCCGCTGGAGCGGCTGCAACTGTTGCCCGATCGATTTCCGCGCCGGTTTGGCGTTACAGCAGACGGGCTGATCAGAGTAGCGATTGCCGGCTTCGAGAGCGGCAACGAACAGTCGGAAGGCCCCGCGGCCGATGACGACTGGTACGTCCCGAACACGACGCGCATTCCGTACGGCCGCGTGGCGGTGCTCGATATCGAGACGACGGGTCTGAACCGAACCACGGACTTCATCACCGAGATTGCCCTGATTCGCCTCGATGGCACGGTACTGGCAGACATCGCAGTGGCCACGCCCGATGATGATTTGCGTCCGGCAATGCCCTTTGCCGATGCAGTGGCCACACTGACCACTGCTCTGCAGGACGTCGACCTCCTCATCGGTCACAACCTGCTCGCGTTCCACCTGCCGTTCCTCAAGGACGCCGCGAAGGCCGCCGGCATCGAGAGCCCGCCGTTCCCTCAATCTGCCGACACCTTGCACCTGTCCTTGCTCGTCGATGTGGCGATGCCGAATCGCCAACTCGCGGACCTGACCCAGCACTACGGGATCCGCAACGACGAGCCTCATCGCGCGCTGTCGGACGCCACGGCGACCGCCGCGGTTGCCCGCGAGATGCTGGCCGCCGTCGACATGAACGACCCCAGTTGGCCGCTCGCCATCGCCACACTGGAAACCCACAGCAGTCCACTGGCCTTGCTGCTGCCCGCATTGCAAGCAGCACCGGACATCGAAACGTTGACTCGCCCGCCCGATCCACTCCTCGTCCCGTCTGGCCACGCGACCACCGATGCATGGTCGGCCACTCGGGACAATTTCCCGGTGTTGCGCGAGCGCCGCAACCTCCGCCCTCGTCCTGCACAACAGGAGATGGCCCACGCTGTCGCCCAGGTGCTGGATGCCGGCGGGAGGCTTGCCGTTGAGGCACCGACCGGTACCGGCAAGTCGCTGGGATACCTGCTGCCGGCGCTCGGCCGCGCATCACGCCCCCGTCAACCGGTCGTTGTCGCCACAGCAACGAAAGCGCTCCAAAGCCAGCTGCGCGATGAAGCCAAACGGCTCCAATACGAAAAGCTGCTGACTGCCCCGTTCCGGCAGATCCAGGGCGTGAGCAACTATGTCTGCGCACGCGAACTCGAAGATGCGTTGCCGGACAAGGAAATCTCTGGGCTGGCAGCCGCGGTGGCGCTCCGCACCATCGCTGAATCACCCACCGGCACTTGGGATGACGTCACCGATGAAGTGATCCGTCGCCCCGACACTCGCTATGCCCGCACCCGGGCCCGACTGCGCACCAATGCGGCAGGTTGCGACCGTGCGTCATGCAAGTGGTCTTCGATCTGCCCATTGATGCAGCAGATCGAAGACCTCGACAAGTCGCCTGGCGTGCTGTCCGTCAACCATGCACTCATTGCCAGCTGGGTGAGAGTCGGACGGAGTCCGGGCAATGTCCTCGACGAGGGCCGAGCCGACCTGATCTTCGACGAGGCGCACACCCTCGAAGATTCGTTGACCGCGGCGTGGACGGAACGCGTCGACGCGATCGAGCTCGAGATCCTGGTCAACGTCTTGTCTCGTCGTTCGCGACTCCTGCGTGATATCCGGTCGAAAGCCGGTGGAGGCCCGACGGTCGGTGAAGCCGTTCAGGCCGTCACCACTGCATCTAGCCAGATCCGTTCTGCTGGTGATGAATTCGCCCGAGCAATCGACACCTACCTACACGAGTATGCGGGTAAGGCCGACGCGGCGGTCCTTCAGTCAGGGGTTGTCACCAACCGACCCGAATTCCGAACGCTTCGACAAACCGGCGCGTCTGTGCGCTACGCACTGATTCAGCTCGCCAAAGCGGTCGCCGCCCTGAGAAGTGCACTCACCGATACGAGTGGGCTGAACTCCGCAAAACAACGCCTACGCGGATATGCAGAACGCATCGACAATGCGATCGACTTGCTCGGCACCCTGGGCACATTGCCCGACAGCCATCTTTGGGTCTACCGGCTCGCGGCCGACGAAGACGACCCCGCCGCATGGGCATTCGAACGCCTCCCGATACATGTGTTCCCCGAGTTCCAGCAGCACGTGGTCGATCGGACCCACTCGACGGTTCTGTGCTCGGCAACGTTGACCGTCGAGCATCGCTTCGATTACCTCGCCTCCCGGCTGGGCATCAGCATCAACCCTGACCCGGTCGAAGGCTCCTTCCGTGGGCTGACGCTGCGCTCCCCTTTCGACTACAAGCAACAGTCGAAAGTCATTCTCACCAACCATCTCCCGATCCCGATCCCCGTGAACGAACGAGAATTCTGCGAGGAGATGACCGCCGACCAGGCCGGCTTCCTCTCACTGGCGGGCGGCAAGACGCTCACCCTCTTCGCAGCCCGTTCACGGATGGAAACCGTCGCCGACGGCGTCCGAACGAAGTCTGCCGAGCTGGCCGAACGCGGCGTCGAACTTCTCGTACAAGGTGAGCAGGGCCGGACGCAGATTGCGCATCGGTTCAGGTCCGAACCAGGGACCGCACTATACGGACTGAAGTCATACTGGGAAGGCTTCGACGCTCCCGGCGAAACCCTGTCGTATCTGTTCATCGAAAAGCCGCCCTACCCGCACCCCGACGATCCTCTCGTGTCCGCTCGCCAGCGGGCCATCGCCGAGCGCGGTGGGGATCCGTTCCTGGAATACATCCTGCCCATGACGGCCATTCAGTTCACCCAGGGGTTCGGTCGGCTCATCCGTTCCGAAACCGACAAGGGCGCTGCCCTGGTGTGCGACCGCCGACTGCACTCACCGACGCAGGCCCAGCGGGTTCTCCTCGGATCACTGCCCGGGCCCAGCCTCCACGAGGCCACAGACCGCGATGATGCCTGGACCACCGCCATCGAGTTCGTCACCGGTGCGGCACCCGACCTGTCGTCCGCGATCACGTTCGGTCGTGACGACGTGACCCAGATGCTGGAGGAGCTGCGACTCGTCGAGGGGGAGGATCCCACCGCGAAGTTCATCGAAGCCGCCGAAAAGCTTTTCGGGATAACCAATCTCCACCCCAAGCAGCTGGAAGTCATGCTTGCCATCGCCCAAGGCAAAGACATTCTGGCCGTGCTGCCTACTGGGTTCGGCAAATCGTTGTGCTTCCAGCTACCCGCACTGCTCGCTCCACAGGCGCGCGCCACCGTCGTCGTCTCCCCGTTGATCGCGCTGATCAAAGATCAGGTGAACGATCTACGTGGACGCCGCGGCATTCGACCTGTTCAGGGCATCACCGGAACGACATCACGTGTAGTGCAGAGCGAGATTCTTCGCGACACCGCCAATGGAAAGGTTCGGCTGCTATATGTCTCGCCCGAACGACTTGCCCGAGATCCGGTGCTGCGTCGCGCATTAGGACGCCAACAACTCAACGGTGTCGTTGTCGACGAGGCCCACTGTGTCTCGGTATGGGGGCACGACTTTCGCCCAGAATTCCGTCAGGTCCCCACCTCGGTCGCCAGCTTTGACACACGTCCACCGCGTGCAGGCCTGACGGCGACCGCCACCCCCGAGGTCGCGACCGACATCGTCGGTGCGATGGACATGCACGATCCGACGACGGTACGTGAGCCCAGCGACCGTCCGAACCTGCGGTTCCGGGTGATCGAATGCGGCAACGAGCGAGAGCGTGTTCGAGAACTGTTGCGGTTCGTCACCTGGTCGGGCGACACCCCGGGCATCGTCTACGTGTCGAAACGCTCATTGGCCGAGGAGATCGCCGCCATGCTGCGCCGTGCGGGCCATCCTGCACGGCCCTACCACGCCGGTATGGTTCCCGAACAACGCGACGCCGCCCAAGAGGACTTCGATTCGGACACGACCCGAATCATTGTGGCAACCAAGGCTTTCGGTATGGGCATTAACAAACCCAACATCGGCTGGGTTGCTCACTACGACCTGCCCGACTCACTCGACGGATACGCACAGGAGGCCGGCCGAGCGGCGCGGGCTCCGAATATCACCGGCGAGTGCCTGCTGCTGTACACCAAGGCCGATCTCGGTCGACGGAATCGCCTCATCAGCGCCCACGAATCGAAAGCCGATGCGGCGATCACGCAACGCCTGCTGACGGCGCTGTGGGAATGCCCCGATCGCGGTGACAGCAGGGTTTTCGATATCGATGAACTGGCTGACCGACTCGAGATCGAGGACGACGAGATCAACGTCCACCTTGCTCAACTCGAGCGTGTGGGCGCCCTCAAGCTCGGCCTCGACTGCTCAGCGAGAGGCACCGTCGATGTCGGCTTCCACCAACCCGACGACGAGGCCGAGCGTCGGCTCTTCCGCGAGTTGTTCTACAAGAAGTTCCGGGCACGCCCAAATGTCCGTCTCCAACTCGACTTCCAACAGCTCAAAGACAAACACGGCTATGACCCTGACGCACTGGAGGAACAACTGATCGCCTGGTCACTCGACAGGCTGATCACGTTCTCCAGCTCGCGCAGGCTCCGGCGGGTAAAACTGCTCTCGACCCACGCTTCGCAGGAGGCGCTGGAGCGCGAATCGGCACGTTGGAAACACTGGCAACAGCGCCGGTTGCAGGCCATCATCGATTACGCCACAAACCAATCCGACTGCCGTCGCATCGTCGTCGGGCGTCACTTCGGGGACACTGTCGGCAACTGCACCAGCCGTGACATAGCGGAGTGCGACCACTGCAGTGGCGGATCGGCGCCATGGGCATCACTGGCCGACCATCTGGTCGCCGACCCCGAACTGCTCGTCAACGCCGAGCTGACCGTGCTGCAGGCAGTCGCTTGGTCATCGGCCTATCGCAAGGGCTTCTATGGGGAAGCCAGCTTGAGCGCCGCGGTCCTCGGCAAAGACTCCCTCGGTGAAGGGCGGCCACTCGGGGCAGGCGTCCTCAGCTGTCCTCAGTTCGGTGCACTCCGTCACGTCCGCAACGGCCAAAAGCGTTGGGAAGATGCGGTCGCCAAGCTCTTGCGAGACGGTCTCATCGAACGGAAATCGGTGCAGCGTGAGGGCGCGCGGACCCCGTATCAATCTCTGGTGCTCACTTCTCTCGGCGCGCAGACACTCGGAATGACGGTGAAGAACGATGATTGA